Proteins encoded by one window of Arachis hypogaea cultivar Tifrunner chromosome 1, arahy.Tifrunner.gnm2.J5K5, whole genome shotgun sequence:
- the LOC140183692 gene encoding uncharacterized protein, with product MVLTDDELSELTLLEIEENLNRNGKSLRDFSIMPFPNIKNNQSVREELLIKELHDPIEAIVQAIYGDYLKDSTDFSHLQGRIILALTTNIVEEFNHYMLSLNNNEMKTYLSSNSAFFKGGNNTFDNLHTPKFLATIKASGLPNRELNFKEGCLVMLIQNIDHSAGLCNSTRLVITKLGGKIFQAEVLSGDNTGNKVFIPKMTLTPSDARLPFKFQWR from the exons ATGGTTTTGACAGATGATGAGTTATCTGAGTTGACTCTACTTGAGATAGAAGAAAATCTTAATCGCAATGGAAAATCGTTGCGAGATTTCTCAATAATGCCATTTCCCAATATCAAGAATAATCAATCTGTAAGAGAAG AGCTTCTTATAAAAGAACTTCATGATCCAATtgaggcaattgttcaagctatCTATGGTGATTACTTAAAAGACTCAACTGATTTTAGTCATCTTCAAGGTCGCATAATATTAGCTCTGACTACTAACATTGTTGAAGAGTTTAATCACTATATGCTTTCTTTGAACAATAACGAAATGAAAACCTACTTGAGCTCTAACTCAGCTTTCTTTAAAGGTGGTAATAACACATTTGACAATCTCCACACTCCTAAATTTTTGGCAACTATCAAAGCTTCAGGTCTTCCAAATCGTGAGCTCAATTTTAAAGAGGGATGCCTTGTAATGCTTATTCAAAATATTGATCATTCAGCAGGACTTTGTAATAGCACAAGATTAGTCATCACTAAATTAGGTGGAAAGATTTTTCAAGCAGAGGTGTTATCAGGAGATAACACTGGTAACAAAGTTTTCATTCCTAAGATGACTTTGACTCCCTCTGATGCAAGATTACCCTTTAAATTTCAATGGAGATAA